One Synechococcus sp. Nb3U1 genomic window, ATGCCCGGCGCTTCTCGATACAAGGATTGTGCCAATTTCACGACGCTGTACCAGGTCATGTTCAGTTCCCGCGATGAAGGGAAAAGGGCGTGGACTTGGTGCAACACATGCTGGGCGATCTTTTCGTTGGGCATGGGAATGAACGGATCCCCCGGGGTAAGCACACATTGCAATAGGGATCCCTGGCCGGGTTTGTAATAGTCGGCGGGGCTGCTGAGGGCCAAGTCGGCAAAACAGGAAAAATCTGCATCAGCCGTGTAGAGGAGATTATCAATGCCCGCCGCTTGCGGGTGATCCACAGCTCGTTTGACCTGGCCCTGGGGGTTCAGCTCGGTGACCCAGCCATCAAAGCGCAACTGCACCGTCGCCACCGGCACCGATTCCAGCTGGTAGAGGTTATCGAACTGGGGCCATTGCCGCCATACCTCTGGGATGAGCCGCTTTGCCCCATCCACTGCTGCTGCACACACGTACACATCTGCTTCGATTCGCTCACCATCCGCCAACAGCAAGCCTGTCACTGGGTAGGGATCCGACTCGCTCACTTGGATTTGACTCACCCCTTTGCGGGTGTGGATCCGGCCCCCATGGGCCTGGATGTAGTTAACGATCGGCTGAGTGAGGTATCGGTCGGGGGATCCCTTGAGAAGATTCAGTTTAGAAGCCTCGGTTTTGCTAGCAAACATCTGAAAAATGGTCAGCATACAGCGGGCCGAGATCGCTTCGGTATCGATGAAACCTAGGGCGTAGGCAATCGGGTTCCACATTCGCTTCAGGCTGCCCTCAGATCCGCCGTGGCCCCGGAACCAATCGGCAAAGCTGATCCGATCCAAGGCCCGGATCTGCCGCATCGCCCCTTCATAATCCAGCAAGCCGCGGATCAAAGGGCTGGTGCCCAGAGCCAAGCCATTGCGCAGTTTATCCAGCCAAGACAGTTGCCCGGTGGTGAAGAAGGCTTTGAGACCGTTGAAGGGTGCCCCTATCGG contains:
- the zds gene encoding 9,9'-di-cis-zeta-carotene desaturase, with the protein product MRVAIIGAGLAGLVTAVDLVEAGHEVQLYESRPFVGGKVGSWQDADGNHIEMGLHVFFCNYSNLFALMKKVGTFENLLPKQHTHTFVNRGGAVAALDFRFPIGAPFNGLKAFFTTGQLSWLDKLRNGLALGTSPLIRGLLDYEGAMRQIRALDRISFADWFRGHGGSEGSLKRMWNPIAYALGFIDTEAISARCMLTIFQMFASKTEASKLNLLKGSPDRYLTQPIVNYIQAHGGRIHTRKGVSQIQVSESDPYPVTGLLLADGERIEADVYVCAAAVDGAKRLIPEVWRQWPQFDNLYQLESVPVATVQLRFDGWVTELNPQGQVKRAVDHPQAAGIDNLLYTADADFSCFADLALSSPADYYKPGQGSLLQCVLTPGDPFIPMPNEKIAQHVLHQVHALFPSSRELNMTWYSVVKLAQSLYREAPGMDPYRPQQKTPVPNFFFAGSYTAQDYIDSMEGATLSGHLAAQAILAG